Genomic segment of Sphingopyxis sp. QXT-31:
ATGCGGTCGAAAGGCAGGATGAAGCCGACGATGATCGCCGTCTGCGCGGGCGTGATGCCGATCGCATTCAGCACCGCGGCGAGCACGAAGAGCGAGCCCGACGGCACCGGTGCGACCCCCATGGCGACGGTCGTCGTCGTCCCCGCGATCACCAGATAGTCGGCGAAGCTGAGCTCGACGCCGAAGGCCTGCGCCGCGAACAAGGTGAGCATCGCGACATACATCGCCGCGCCGTCCATGCCGATCGTCGCGCCCAGCGGCAGCACGGTCGAGGCAACGGGCGAGGAAACGCCGAGGTTGCGCTCGGCGACGCGGATCGCGACGGGCAAGGTCGCGCTCGACGAGGAGGTCGAGAAACCGACCATGATCGCATCGGCGATACCGCGGAAGAAGGGCAAGGGCGGCAGCCAAGCGAGCAGCCGCACGACGATCAGCCCGTGGATCACCAGCGTGACGAAGGTCGCCCCCGCGAGCACGCAGATCGCGAGCTTGAGCACCGCGAGGAAGCTTGCCGGACCGCTGGTACCCATCACCACCGCGATCAGCGCAAAGACGCCGAAGGGAGCGGTTTCCATCACGAAGCCGACGATGCGCAGCATGATCTCGGAGCCGCTGGCGAGCAGGCGGCGCACCGGCTCGCCCTCCTTGCCCGCTGCGATCACCCCGGCGCCGACCAATATGGCGAAGAAGATCACCGACAGGGTCGCGCCGCTCGCCATCGCGCCGATCGGATTGTCGGGGATGATCTCGATGAACATCCGCGCCGGATCCTTGGGTTCGGCGACCGCGCGCGGCACGGCGTCGGCGAAACTCGCGCCCTCGCCGGGGCCGATCAGCGTCGCGGCGATCAACCCCGTCGTCACCGCGAGCGCGGTGGTGAAGACATACATGGCGAGCGTCTTCACCCCGATGCTGCCGAGCCGTTTCGGATCGGCGAGCGCCGCGACCCCCGATGCGATGGTCAGGAAGACCAAAGGCACGACGAGCATGCGGATGAGCCGCACGAAGATTTCGCCGATCCAGCCGATCGCCGTCGCGCCCTCGCCCCAGAGCAGCCCGACGACCGCGCCGACGACGAGCGCCGCGAGGATGCGTTTCCACAGCGCGATCCCGAACCAGACGCCGAAGGCGCGGCCCACAGGGCCGGGCGCCGAGGTGGCGGGTTCGGGGGCGGCGGGTTTCGGCGCGGCGTCGGTCATAATGTCCTCTCGTGCCGTCGGACGTCAGAAACGCTTGCTGATCGAGGCGTAGAACTGACGGCCGCGGTTGCTGTACAGATCCCCGATATACCCATAGGTCTGATCGGCGAGCGGCGCCAGTTCGTTGAAAAGATTGCGAACCCCGACACGGAAGCGCGTGTCCTCGAGCAGGCCTTCCTCGGCCTCATATTGTACATAGACGCTGTGCGACAGGAAGTCGTCGACGCGGAAGCGCGTGCCGTCGGCGAGCGAGGCCGAGGTGTCGCTGACCGGGCCCACGTAAGAAGCGAACCAGCCCGCGCCCCAGCCCTTGTAGCGCCAGCTGAGGCTCGCCGAACCGCGCCATTTCGGGCGGCCATTCTCCTCGATCAGGTCGGCGGCGCCGGTGACGTTGATCGTCGGATCGATCTCGCCCGAGGCCTGCGCGTCGAGCAGGCTCTGCTGCAATGCGCCCGGCACCTGGAAGAATTCGAGCAGCCGCGCGGCGTTGAGGCGCAGGCTGAAATCGCCGAACCCGGTGTCGCGGACATTGTAATAGAGGCCGAAATCGATCCCGCGGACGTTGCGCGGGCTAAGGTTGGTGTAGTTGTCGATCACCTGGATCACGTCGCCGACCGGGTCGAGCCCGGTGCCGTCGAAGAGCAGGATCTGCTCGGGGGTCGGGTCGGCGCGCTCGACGAACGGGTTCGACGAGCCTTGGAGGCGGAGCAGATAGTCGAGGATCAGCGCGTTCGAATCGCCGAACAGGCCGATAACGTTCTTCTGGCGGATTTCCCAATAGTCGGTGGTGAAGGTCAGCCGCCCCGCCGCGCCCAGGTCGAGCTGGAAGGTCGCGCCGAGCGAGAGATTCTCGGCGGTCTCGGGCTCGAGGTCGCGGCTGCCCGAGCGGTTGCTGACGATGCCCTGGCTGCGCGTGCAGGCGTCGAAATTGGCTATGCGCCCGGCGCGCGCGTCGGCCTCGCAGCGGATCCAGTCGGTGCGCGTGTTCGACCGCTGGATGCCGTTCTCGAACAGCTGCGGCAGGTTCGGGGCGCGGAAGCTCTGCGACCATGAGCCGCGCAGCTGCAGGTTGGGCACCGGATACCAGCTGAGCGCGACCTTGGGCTTCGCAACCGAGCCGAAGCCCTGATAGGATTCGGCGCGCCCCGCGAGCTGCAGGTCGAGCGAGTGGATCAGCGGCACATCCATCTCGGGCGACACCAGCGGTACCGCGAATTCGAGATAGCCCGAAAAGACGTCGCGCGATCCTTGGCTGTCGGGGGTCGGGCTGGCGCCGAGCGTGTCGCTGCCGTTCGACGAGCCGTCGAGCGCGGTGAAGAAGAGCGTGCCGTCGAGCCGGTCGTCGCGATCGTCCCTGAAGGTCTCATGGCGGAACTCGACCCCCGCAGCGAGTCCGACGCGGCCGCCGGGCAGGGTGAAGAGGTCGTTCTTGCTGATCTTGAAATCGGCGAGATAGAGTTCGGTCGAACTGGTGCGGCCGATATCGACCATGAAGCCGTCGATCACGCTCTGCGGATTGGGGGTCGAATCCAGCGTCCCCGGATTGGCCGGATCGCCGCCGTTGAAGGGGTTGTACGCGCTCGAGTCGGTGCGCGACAGCGCCTCCTGGAACAGGGTCAGCGACACGGTGCGCATGCTGTCGGTCGTCTTCGCCTTCGAATAGAGCGCCGCGGTGTCGAAATCGAAGCCGAGCAATTCGCCGCGGAAGCCCGCAAGGAAGCGCGTCGTGTCGTTCTTGACGTCGACGACCAGCGGCCCCGCATCGACCGGGCGATAGTCGATTAGCTCGATCGGCACGCCGCTGGTCGCCACGCCGGTCAGGCCGGGGATGCGGTTGGGGCTGCCGACGGGGCCGAAGGGGTTCCAATAGCCGTTGGCGGGGACGATCAGCCGCTGGCTGGCGAGGTTGGTTTCCTGCTCGCGCACCGAGCGAAACTTGGCGTGGTACCAGCCCGCCTCGGCATAGAATTCGAGCCCCGAGTCGAACTCGTGGTTGAGGAAACCGAACAGGTTGAAGCGGTTGTTGCGCCCGAGCACGGTGCGCGGGTCGTTGATGTCGTATTTCAGATTATTGTCGGTCGACGCGGTCGACAGCGAGCTGTTGTCCCAGCAGGTGCCGGCATATTGGGTCGCCGCGATGCAGCCTTCGTTGGTGTCGGGCTGGATGTGGAAAATGCCGCTGGTGGTCAGCGTCACGCCGTTGATCTGCGCCGCGGTGGTCGAGCGCGCGAAGCTGTTCGTCAGCCGCTGGAACTCGCCCCAGATGCTGTCGACCGATGTGTTGTCGAAATCTGTATCGCCCTCGAACGGGGTGCCGACGACGAGCGGGCGGAGGTCGGCCGAGCGCGAATTGGGCCGCTCGCGCGCGTAGAGCGGGTCGCGGTGGTTGAACGATCCGAACAGCGAGATGTTGGTCTTGCCGTCGTTGAAGCTGTGTCCGGCCTCGAACGACAGCTCATATTCCTGCTGGTCGCTGTCGTCGGTCATGCTGTATTCGCCGCTGACGCGCAGGCCTTTGAAATTATCCTTGAGCACGGTGTTGATCACGCCCGCGACCGCATCCGAGCCATAGATGGCGGCGGCACCGTCGAGCAGCACCTCGACCCGGCGCACCCCGAGCACGGGGATGGCGTTGGTGTTGACGCTCTGCACCGGCACCAGATTCTCGGCCTGCGTGCCCGGATGGAGCACCATGCGGCGGCCGTTCAGCAGCACCAGCGTGTTGCCGGTGCCCAGCGCGCGCAGGTTGATCGACGCGACGTCGCCGCGCGCGTCGTTGATCCCGCCGGCGTCGCGGCTTTCGTTGAAGGCGACGTCGCCCGCCTGCGGGATCGCGCGGAACAATTCGTCGCCGCTGGTCGCGGCGATCGCGTCTATATCCTGCTCGCCGAGCACGGTGACGGGCAGCGAGCCCGCGACGTCGGCGCCCTTGATCTGCGAGCCGATGACGACGATGTCCTCGCCGCCCTGCGTCTCGACCTGCGGTGCTGTTTCCTGCGCCATCGCGGCGCCGGCGCTGGCGATGAGCGAAATGCCGCCCATCAGGCTGGTGAAACGAAAACCCCTTTTCATTACTGCGACCCCTTCCCTGGGTTGAATCGAAACGCGGCGGCGATCGAATCGCCGTTCATCGGCCGATGCCGCGCGCTGGCTGTCGATGTCGATTGCAGCCGCGCCCTCCGCACGGCGCCGCCGAGGCGTCCTGTTGCCCGCATATGTCGACCCGATCCCCTGAGGTCGGAGCCGGCCTTGCGCCGGTATCCGCCTCTTTGCAGGGGAGAATATCGCGCGGACCCCGGACGCGAAGCCCTCATTGCTTGGCCGGCCCATAGGCCATGGTTATGGGATCAGCGAAAATCCTTGGGGTTGATGGCGTGGCGCGCGAGCTTGTCGTAGAGCGTCTTGCGGGGGACGCCGAGCAGCGCCATCGCCGCGGGAATGTCGCCCTTCGCCGCGGCGAGCGTATCGCGCAGGATCGTCGCCTCGAAGCGCGCCATACGCTCGGCGAGGCTCATGTCGGGGGCGAGCGCGCTGCGGCCGGGGTCCGAGGGCAGGTCGAGCACGACGCTGTAGGCGAAATTCTTGAGCTCGCGGACATTGCCCGGCCAATCGTGTTCGACGAGATGGCGGCGCACCGCATCGTCGATGCGGAAACCCTGTGCCCCCATCTTCGCTGCCGCCTCGTCGAGGAAATAGGCGAAGGTCTGCGGAATGTCCGAGCGGCGTTCGCGCAGCGGGGGGATGCGCAGCTTCACGACGTGGAGGCGGTAATAGAGGTCTTCGCGGAAATCGCCCGCGCGCACCGCGTCCATCAGGTCGGTCTTGGTCGCCGCGACGACGCGGAGATCGACGGGCTCGGGCGCCGATGCGCCGACCGGCTGGACCTCGCGCTCCTCGATCACGCGCAGCAGCTTGGCCTGCACCGCGGGGTGCATCGTGTCGATCTCGTCGAGGAACAGCGTGCCGCGATGTGCGCTGCGGATGCGCCCCGCCTGGCCGAGCTTGCCGCTCGTGCGGTCGATCAGGTCGCTGCCGAACAGCTCGGCCTCGCCGAGCTCGTGCGGCAGCGCGGCGCAATTGACCGCGACGAGCGAGGCGGCGCTGCGCCGGCTCTGGCGGTGGAGCATATGCGCGACCAGCTCCTTGCCGGTCCCCGTCTCGCCCTCGACCAGCACGTCGATGTCGGCTTGGGCCAATTGGGCGATCGTCTCGCGCAGCCGCTCCATCGCCGGGCTTTCACCGATCAGCGGGCTGTCGATCGCGGCGGCGGCGGCGCTGAGGCGGCGGTTGTCGAGGATCAGCGCGCGGTGCGCGAGCGCGCGGCGGACGACGCCGACGAGATGGTCGGCGGCGAAGGGCTTGGCGAGGAAGTCGAATGCGCCGTCGTGGAGCGCGCGCACCGCCATCGTCACATCGGCGTGGCCGGTGATCAGCACCACCGGGATGTCGGGATCGATGGCGTGGATCGCGGCGCGCAGCTCGAGCCCGTCCATGCCCGGCATGCGGATGTCGGTGACGACGATGCCGGGGAAGTCGGGCGCGATGCGCGGCAGCACGCTCGCGGCGTCGGCGAAGGCCTCGACCGCCAGCCCCGCGAGGTCGAGCGTCTGGACGTTCGCCGCGCGCAGGCTGGCATCGTCGTCGACGAAGAGGATCGTCTGGCTGTCGGTGAAGAAGCTCATGCCGCGCGCAACGTCAGGCGGAAACCGGCGCCGCCGAGCGGCGACGGGATGAGGGTCAGCGACCCGCCGAATTCGGCCATGATGTCGCTTGCGATCGCGAGGCCGAGCCCGAGCCCGTCGGGTCGGCCGGTGACGAAGGGGGTGAAGAGCTGGGGCACCAGTTCGGCGGCGACGCCGGGGCCGTTGTCGATGACGTCGATGAGGATCGGGCCCTCGCCATGCGCGTGGAGCACGACGCGGGGTTCGGCGGCGCCCTGCACCGCGTCGGCGGCATTTTGCAACAGGTTGACGAGCACCTGTTCGAGCCGGACGCGGTCGGCGTGGACGCTGGCAGCCGGGTTCTCGGCGGTGACGTCGAGCGCGATCCCCGCGGCGCGAAGGCGGTCGCCGATAAGCAGCAGGGTGCCGTCGATCGCCGACTGCAGCGGCACCGGGCCAAGCGGCGCGGGCGCGCGGCGCGCGAAATTGCGGAGCTCGCCGGTGATCGCGCCGACGCGCGCGGTGAGCTCGACGATATGGCCGAGGTTGCCACGCGCCGCGTCGCCCTGTTCGCGGTCGAGATAGGCGAGGGCGTTTTCGGCGAAGCTGCGGATCGCGGCGACCGGCTGGTTGATCTCGTGCGCGACCCCCGCGGTGATCTGGCCGATCGAACCGAGCCGGCTCGCCTGCGCCAGCTCCTCGCGCGCGGCGCGGTAGCGGCGGTCGGCCTCGGCCTGGCGTTCGGACGCCTGCTGGAGCCCGGCATTGGCCTCGCGCAATTCCTGCGTGCGCGCGGCAACCTCATGCTCGAGCGCCTCATGCGCGGCCTGGCGCAGCGCCTGCCGCTCGACGATGCGCAGCAGCATGACGATCGCCGCGCCGACGAGGATCAGCAGGATCAGGAAGATCACGCGCGCGGTCGCATTGGCGCTGCTGCGCGCGGGCGCGGTCGGCTGGAGGATGCGCAGCCGGCTGCCGGGCAGCGACACCGCTTCGCTCGCGCGCGCATAATCGCCGCCGATCGCGAGCGGCGCCAGCGCCGCGTCTCCATAGCTGCGCGTCGCCTGCAGCTCCTTCTGCGTCGCCGGCGAAATCGGGCCGAAGGAACGGAAGCGCAAGCCGGGGCGGCTGGTCATGACGACGATCCCCGCCGGGTCGGTGACGAGCGTGGTCGCGGGCGAGTCGGCCCATTTGGCCTCGAGCTTGTCGAACTCGACCTTGACTACGATCACCCCGAGCGCGCGCCCGCCGGCGTCGACGCGCCGTGCGAGGAAGAGGCCCGGGCGCCCGCTGACGGTGCCGAGCGCGAACAGCTCGGCCTCGCCCTTCGCCATCGCGCCGCGGAAATAGGGCCGGAAGCGATAGTCCTGCCCGACGAAGCTGGTCGCCGCGCGCCAGTTACTCGCGGCGATCGTCCGGCCGCCGGCGTCGATGACATAGATCACCGCGGCGTCGGTGCGCGCCGCAAGCTGTTCGAGTTCGCGGTCGAGCCGCCGCGACGCGGCGTCGCTCTTGTCGGCGAGCCCCGCGCGTACGTCGGGAAATTCGCTGAGCACGCGTGGCAGCAGGCGGAATTTCTGCAGCTCGCTTTCGAGCAGGCTGGCGTGCGCGCGGGCGTTCTGCCGTGCCTCGCCCTCGGCTGCGGTGCCTGCGCTCTGTGCTGCCCAGCCCGACAGGCCGAGCGCCGCGGCGAGCAGGATCAGCGCGCCGACGACACACGCGAGGATCAGCCGCCGCCGGTCCAGCCGGTGCCCTACGGGGCGCGAATCACCATCGTCGGTCATGTGCGGATTATCGCACAAGTTCTTAAGAATGCATGCGGAAAATCGCACAAAATCGGCTAAAAGCGTCACGGTCTTCTGAATTTACCAATCAAAAACAGAAATTTAACTCGTTTATCATCGACGCTTGGCCCGGCAATGGTGCCGGACCTAAACTTGGGAAAGCAACGGCGAAAGGCCGTGCTCGGGAGGAAGTCTAAGTGGCTGTCATTGCAATCGACAGGGCCGAACCGGCGCCGGCGGGGCCGAAGCCCTTCTATGCACAGCTCTATGTCCAGGTGCTCGCCGCGATCCTGCTCGGCGTGATCATCGGCCATGTCTGGCCCGAGACCGGCGAGGCACTGAAGCCGCTCGGCGACGCCTTCATCAAGCTGGTGAAGATGATCATCGCCCCGGTGATCTTCCTGACCTTGGTCACCGGCATTGCGGGCATGACCGAACTCCGGTCGGTCGGCCGCGTCGCGGGCAAGGCCTTCGCCTATTTCCTCTTCTTCTCGACGCTGGCGCTGATCGTCGGGCTGATCGTCGCCAACACGGTCCAGCCGGGCGCGGGAATGAACGTCGATCCCGCCACCCTCGATACGTCGGGGGTCACCGGCTATGTCGAAAAGGCGCAGCACAGCAGCATCGTCGAATTCCTGATGGCGATCATCCCGACGACGATGGTTTCGGCGCTCGCGGGCGACTCGCTGCTCCAGGTGCTGTTCGTCTCGATCCTCTTCGGCATCGCGCTGTCGATGGTCGGCGAGCCCGCCGCGCCGGTGCGCGAACTGCTCGAAAAGGTCGGGCTGGTCGTGTTCCGGCTGGTGGGCATATTGATGCGCGCGGCGCCGGTCGGGGCCTTCGGCGCGATGGCCTTCACCATCGGCAAATATGGCATCGAATCGCTCGCCAATCTCGCGGGGCTGGTCGCGACCTTCTATCTGACCTCGTTGATATTCGTCGTCGTGGTGCTCGGTATCGCCGCGCGGCTCGCGGGCTTCTCGATCTTCAAGCTCATCCGCTACCTCAAGGCCGAACTGCTGCTCGTGCTCGGCACCTCCTCGTCCGAAAGCGCGCTGCCCAGCCTGATGGAGAAGATGGAGCGCGCGGGCTGCGAGAAATCGGTCGTCGGGCTCGTCGTGCCGACGGGCTACAGCTTCAACCTCGACGGCACCAACATCTATATGACCCTCGCCGCGCTGTTCATCGCGCAGGCGTGCAACGTCGACCTGTCGCTCGGCGACCAGATCGCGCTGCTGCTCGTCGCGATGATCAGCTCGAAGGGCGCGGCCGGGGTTACCGGCGCGGGCTTCATCACGCTCGCCGCGACCTTGTCGATCGTGCCGTCGGTGCCGGTCGCGGGCATGGCGCTGATCCTCGGCATCGACCGCTTCATGAGCGAGTGCCGCAGCCTCACCAATTTTATCGGCAACGCGGTCGCGACCGTGGTCGTCGCGCGCTGGGACAATGCGCTCGACCGCGACCGGCTGCGCGCGGCGCTCGACGGCGAGCCGCCGGCCAAGATCGCCGCGTCGCCAGTCGAACAGGACATGGATTAAGGGCCCAAAGGCCCGCGACAAGGGAGAAGGACAATGAGGGGTAGGACATCGGCCATGCTGCTGGCGGGCACGGCGATCAGCCTGTTCGTTTCGGCACCGGCGCTGGCGCAGGACGGCGAGACCGCCGCGCAGGCGGACGCCGCCGAAGAGGGCCAGGCCGAGGACGGCGCTGCCCAGCCCGAGATCGTCGTCGTCGGCACGCGCATCGAGGGTGCGCGCGTCACCGAGGCGCTGCCCGTCGTCGTCGTCGGCCAGGACCGGATCGACGCGATCGGCGCGGTCAGCGGCGACGAGCTGATCCGCAACATCCCGCAAATGGGCGACGTCAGCTTCAACCCCGGCAACAATGCGCAGACCAGCAACGCCGCGCGCGGCGACGTCGGCTCGGTGAACCTCCGCTCGCTCGGCGTCGGCAACACGCTGGTGCTGCTGAACGGCCGCCGCGTCGTCACCCACCCCGCCAGCCAGGGGCTGTCGGACACCGGCACGGTGCCGGTGCTGAGCTATAATTCGAACGCGATCCCGACCACCGGGCTCGAACGGCTCGAAGTGCTGCTCGACGGCGCCGCGGCGCTTTATGGCTCCGACGCGGTCGCGGGCGTGGTCAATACGGTGCTCAAGGACGATTACGACGGCCTCCGCCTCCAGGCGCAATATGGCGGTGCCGAGGGCACGCACCTCACCGAATTCCAGGGCAATATCCTCGCGGGCAAGAGCTTCGAGCGCGGCAATATCACCGTCTCTTTCGAATATACCGACCGCAGCGCGCTGCGCGCCGAGGACCAGGATTTCACCGCCTCGGCGAATCTGCGGCCCTTCTTCGCCGACGATCCCGATTTTGCGAGCTCGCAGGTCCCCGACGCGCGCGCGACGCGCGGGGCGTGGCCGGCGCTGATGGTCCCGGTGACCGGCGGCCGCCCGCGCCGCGGCACCACCAACCTCACCACCGCGGCGGGCGCCTTCACCGTGCGCCCCACGCGGCTCGGCGGCTGCACGCTCGCGCTCACCACCGACCTCTGCCTCGTCAACACCGCGCTCGCGACCAACAATGCGTTCCGCGAACTGCGCTACGACACCGCGGTCGGTACGACGGTGATGCCCAGCGTCAAGCGCTACAACGCCTTCGCCAACGGCCATTACGACCTGACCGACAACCTCACCTTGTTCGGCGAGTTCGGCTATTACCGCTCGGACACGGTGCGCATCCAGCCGCCGGTGATCAACCTCAACCAAATCTGGATCCCCGCGACCAACTATTACAACCCCTTCGGCCCGGTCGGCAGCCCGAACCGCCTGCCGGGGCTGACCAATGTACCGAACGAAGGCCTGCCCGTGCTGCTCACCACCTATCGCTTCGTCGATACCGGGCCGCAGACGGTCAAGGTCAGCAGCGAGCAGATCCGCGGGCTTCTGGGCGTGCGCGGCGAGGCGGCGGGGTTCAAATGGGACAGCGCCTTCGTCTATTCCGAAGCCTCGGCGGTCGATTCGAGCGTCGCGGTGCGCAGCTCGGCGCTGCAGCAGAGCCTCGCGCTCGCGACCCCCGACGCGTATAACCCGTTCAACGGCGGCTGCATCGATACGCTCAGCTTCGGCGACTGTACGCCGAGCTCGCAGGTGGCGATCGACGCGATCACCTTCGATCTCAAGCGCCGGTCGAAGACGACGCTGACGATGGGCGACTTCCGCGCCTCGCGCCCCGACCTGTTCAAGCTGCCCGGCGGCGAGGTCGGTATGGCCTTCGGCGTCGAGGTGCGGCGCGAGACGCAGCGCGACGACCGCGATGCCGCGGTCGACGGGTCGAGCCCCTTCGTCGATGCGGTCACCGGCGCGGTGACGATCAGCGATGCCGCGGCGGTCAGCGACAATCCCGACACCTATGGCAAGCGCACCGTCGCCGCGGCCTATGCCGAACTCGCGGTGCCGGTCGTGTCGGAGGAAATGGGCGTGCCGCTGATGCGCCGCTTCGACGTCCAGCTCGCGGGGCGCTACGAACATTATAGCGACTTCGGCAGCGTCGCGCGGCCCAAGGTCGCCGCCGCATGGGACATGTTCGACGGGCTGCGCCTGCGCGGCTCCTTCTCGCAGGGCTTCCGCGCGCCGAACCTCGAACAGGTGAATGCGGTCGAATATGCCCGCCTCGCGACCAGCCAGGATTTCCTGCGCTGCGAGGTCGACCTCCGCGCCGGGCGCATCGCCAATTTCAACGCCTGCGGCAACAATGTCGGCTATTCGCGCCGCGTGTCGGGCAACCCCGATCTGAAGCCCGAGAAGTCGACCAACTATAACCTCGGCGCGGTGTTCGAGCCGAGCTTCCTGCAGGGCGACCTCGGGCGCGTGACCTTCACCGTCGACTATTGGTCGATTCGGCAAAAGGGCATCGTCGGCATTCTCGGCAACGACACCGCGATCGCGCTCGACTATCTGGCGCGGCTGAACGGCTCGTCGAACCCCAATGTCATCCGCGACGCCGCCAATGCCGACGATATCGCGGCTTTCGCCGGGACCGGCATCGCCCCGGTCGGGCGGATTACCACCGTGCGCGACCAGTTCATCAACCTGCAGCCGCAGACCGTGCGCGGGCTCGACTTCGCTTTCTACTGGCAGTCGCCCAAGACCGGAATCGGCAAGTTCGACCTGGCGATCAACGCCTCGCGCCTGCTCAAATTCTCGCGCGATCCGGGCCCGGCGGTCGATGCGCTGGTCGAGGCGCGCGAGGCGGGCGACATCAACCCCGCGACCCCGCTGCCCGAAACGCAGAATCTGATCGAGGCGAACGGCCGGCCCAAATGGCGCGGCACCGCGTCGCTGACCTGGTCGCTCGGGCAGTTCCAGATCGGCGCCTTTGGCCGCTACACCGGCGCGGTCGACGAGACCGGCTTCGTCGACCTGAACGGAAATCCGTGGCGCGTGAAGTCGCAGTTCACCGCGAACCTCTATGCGCAGGTGCGCATCCGCGACGCGGCCGGGCTCGGCGGCACCATGCGCTGGCGCGTCGGGGTGCGCAATATCGCCGACAAGAAACCGCCGTTGACCTCCGAGGGCTATCTAGGGTCACTCTACAG
This window contains:
- a CDS encoding TonB-dependent receptor plug domain-containing protein; the protein is MRGRTSAMLLAGTAISLFVSAPALAQDGETAAQADAAEEGQAEDGAAQPEIVVVGTRIEGARVTEALPVVVVGQDRIDAIGAVSGDELIRNIPQMGDVSFNPGNNAQTSNAARGDVGSVNLRSLGVGNTLVLLNGRRVVTHPASQGLSDTGTVPVLSYNSNAIPTTGLERLEVLLDGAAALYGSDAVAGVVNTVLKDDYDGLRLQAQYGGAEGTHLTEFQGNILAGKSFERGNITVSFEYTDRSALRAEDQDFTASANLRPFFADDPDFASSQVPDARATRGAWPALMVPVTGGRPRRGTTNLTTAAGAFTVRPTRLGGCTLALTTDLCLVNTALATNNAFRELRYDTAVGTTVMPSVKRYNAFANGHYDLTDNLTLFGEFGYYRSDTVRIQPPVINLNQIWIPATNYYNPFGPVGSPNRLPGLTNVPNEGLPVLLTTYRFVDTGPQTVKVSSEQIRGLLGVRGEAAGFKWDSAFVYSEASAVDSSVAVRSSALQQSLALATPDAYNPFNGGCIDTLSFGDCTPSSQVAIDAITFDLKRRSKTTLTMGDFRASRPDLFKLPGGEVGMAFGVEVRRETQRDDRDAAVDGSSPFVDAVTGAVTISDAAAVSDNPDTYGKRTVAAAYAELAVPVVSEEMGVPLMRRFDVQLAGRYEHYSDFGSVARPKVAAAWDMFDGLRLRGSFSQGFRAPNLEQVNAVEYARLATSQDFLRCEVDLRAGRIANFNACGNNVGYSRRVSGNPDLKPEKSTNYNLGAVFEPSFLQGDLGRVTFTVDYWSIRQKGIVGILGNDTAIALDYLARLNGSSNPNVIRDAANADDIAAFAGTGIAPVGRITTVRDQFINLQPQTVRGLDFAFYWQSPKTGIGKFDLAINASRLLKFSRDPGPAVDALVEAREAGDINPATPLPETQNLIEANGRPKWRGTASLTWSLGQFQIGAFGRYTGAVDETGFVDLNGNPWRVKSQFTANLYAQVRIRDAAGLGGTMRWRVGVRNIADKKPPLTSEGYLGSLYSPYGRYWYTSVTTEF